Proteins encoded by one window of Streptomyces sp. ALI-76-A:
- a CDS encoding SDR family oxidoreductase, producing MSDFEGLKALVTGGASGIGRATAELLAARGAQVAVLDLDPSSVDRPLLAYRADVRDDASVREAVAAAVADLGGLDIVVNNAGIGAQGTVQDNDDEEWHRVLDVNVVGMVRVARAALPHLRASAHAAIVNTSSIAATAGLPQRVLYSATKGAVYSLTLAMAADHVREGIRVNCVNPGTADTPWIGRLLSKAADPAAERAALEARQPTGRLVGADEVAGAIAYLASPLSGATTGTSLAVDGGMQGLRLRPAGR from the coding sequence ATGAGCGACTTCGAGGGCCTCAAGGCCCTGGTGACCGGCGGCGCCTCCGGCATCGGCAGGGCGACGGCGGAACTCCTGGCGGCGCGCGGCGCCCAGGTCGCCGTCCTCGACCTGGACCCCTCGTCGGTCGACAGGCCCCTGCTGGCCTACCGGGCCGACGTCCGCGACGACGCCTCCGTGCGCGAGGCCGTCGCCGCCGCCGTGGCCGACCTGGGCGGACTCGACATCGTGGTCAACAACGCGGGCATCGGCGCCCAGGGCACGGTCCAGGACAACGACGACGAGGAGTGGCACCGCGTGCTGGACGTCAACGTCGTCGGCATGGTGCGCGTGGCCCGCGCCGCCCTGCCCCACCTGCGCGCCTCCGCGCACGCGGCGATCGTCAACACGTCGTCCATCGCGGCCACCGCGGGCCTGCCGCAGCGGGTGCTGTACAGCGCGACCAAGGGGGCCGTGTACTCCCTCACCCTCGCGATGGCCGCCGACCACGTCCGCGAGGGCATCCGCGTCAACTGCGTGAACCCGGGCACGGCGGACACCCCGTGGATCGGCCGCCTGCTGTCCAAGGCCGCCGACCCGGCCGCCGAACGCGCCGCCCTGGAGGCCCGCCAGCCCACCGGACGCCTGGTGGGCGCGGACGAGGTGGCGGGCGCGATCGCGTACCTGGCGAGCCCGCTGTCCGGCGCCACCACCGGCACCTCGCTCGCCGTCGACGGCGGCATGCAGGGCCTGCGCCTGCGGCCGGCGGGCCGGTGA
- a CDS encoding aldo/keto reductase, with protein MSTLGRSGVEVSALAFGAAVIGNLYTEVGEEQAHEAVTAAWQRGVRYFDTAPHYGLGLSERRLGAALREHPRDRYTVSTKVGRRLDPAEDGGDDLAHGFAVPATHRRVWDFSADGVRRTLEASLERLGLDRVDVVYLHDPDDHAEQAFREGYPALEKLRAEGVVGAIGAGMNQTGMLTRFVRDTDVDVVLCAGRYTLLDQDALTGLLPAAEEHGVSVVIGGAFNSGLLADPRPGATYDYAEAPAALLDRALRLQAAADRHGTTLRAAALAFCAAPAAVASVLVGARSAAEIRDCADQFAAPVPTALWRELRATGLLPADAPVPAEEPS; from the coding sequence GTGAGCACGCTCGGCCGCAGCGGCGTCGAGGTCAGCGCCCTGGCCTTCGGCGCCGCCGTGATCGGCAACCTCTACACCGAGGTCGGCGAGGAGCAGGCGCACGAGGCGGTGACCGCCGCCTGGCAGCGGGGCGTGCGCTACTTCGACACCGCCCCGCACTACGGCCTCGGCCTGTCCGAACGCCGCCTCGGCGCGGCCCTGCGCGAGCACCCCCGCGACCGGTACACGGTCTCGACGAAGGTCGGCCGGCGACTGGACCCCGCCGAGGACGGCGGCGACGACCTCGCCCACGGCTTCGCCGTCCCCGCCACCCACCGCCGTGTCTGGGACTTCAGCGCCGACGGCGTACGGCGCACCCTGGAGGCCAGTCTCGAACGGCTCGGCCTGGACCGGGTGGACGTCGTCTACCTCCACGACCCCGACGACCACGCCGAGCAGGCCTTCCGGGAGGGCTACCCGGCCCTGGAGAAGCTGCGCGCGGAGGGCGTGGTGGGCGCGATCGGCGCGGGCATGAACCAGACCGGGATGCTCACCCGTTTCGTCCGCGACACGGACGTCGACGTGGTCCTGTGCGCCGGCCGCTACACCCTGCTCGACCAGGACGCGCTCACCGGGCTGCTCCCGGCCGCCGAGGAGCACGGGGTCTCCGTCGTCATCGGCGGAGCGTTCAACTCCGGCCTGCTGGCGGACCCGAGGCCGGGAGCGACGTACGACTACGCCGAGGCGCCCGCCGCGCTGCTGGACCGCGCCCTGCGCCTCCAGGCCGCCGCCGACCGCCACGGCACCACCCTGCGCGCCGCCGCGCTGGCCTTCTGCGCGGCCCCCGCGGCGGTCGCCAGCGTCCTCGTCGGCGCCCGGTCCGCGGCCGAGATACGCGACTGCGCCGACCAGTTCGCGGCCCCGGTGCCCACCGCCCTCTGGCGGGAGCTGCGCGCCACCGGTCTCCTGCCCGCCGACGCCCCCGTCCCCGCCGAGGAGCCGTCATGA
- a CDS encoding L-rhamnose mutarotase translates to MRIALHTKVRADRITAYEAAHREVPADLTAAIRAAGATSWTIWRSGTDLFHVLECEDYARLLAELEQLPVNLAWQARMAELLDVVHDYSGEGADAGLPVVWELP, encoded by the coding sequence ATGAGAATCGCCCTGCACACCAAGGTCCGCGCCGACCGGATCACCGCGTACGAGGCGGCCCACCGCGAGGTCCCGGCCGACCTCACCGCCGCGATCCGCGCCGCCGGGGCCACCTCCTGGACGATCTGGCGCAGCGGCACCGACCTGTTCCACGTCCTGGAGTGCGAGGACTACGCCCGCCTCCTCGCCGAGCTGGAGCAGCTCCCGGTCAACCTGGCCTGGCAGGCCCGCATGGCCGAGCTGCTGGACGTCGTGCACGACTACTCCGGCGAGGGCGCGGACGCCGGCCTGCCCGTGGTGTGGGAGCTGCCGTGA
- a CDS encoding amidohydrolase family protein — MTVDAHHHVWDLSVRDQDWIADDSPLRRDFTVDDLVPEARAAGVDRTVLVQTVTVAEETPEFLALAARHDLIAGVVGWTDLTRPDVAEELARLRELPGGGYLKGIRHQVQGEPDPEWLLRADVRRGLAAVAEAGLVHDLVVLPHQLPACVEAARTSPGLTFVLDHLGKPPIASGALEPWASDLRALAALPNTVCKLSGMVTEADTASWIVDDLRPYAEVALHAFGPNRLMFGSDWPVCTLAATYADVLDAARRLVPEAEHTQVFETTTTRVYDL, encoded by the coding sequence GTGACCGTGGACGCGCACCACCACGTGTGGGACCTGTCCGTACGGGACCAGGACTGGATCGCCGACGACAGTCCCCTGCGGCGGGATTTCACCGTGGACGACCTCGTCCCCGAGGCCCGGGCCGCCGGAGTGGACCGCACGGTGCTCGTCCAGACGGTCACCGTCGCCGAGGAGACCCCGGAGTTCCTGGCCCTCGCCGCCCGGCACGACCTGATCGCGGGCGTCGTCGGCTGGACCGACCTCACCCGCCCGGACGTGGCCGAGGAACTGGCCAGGCTGCGGGAACTCCCCGGCGGCGGGTACCTCAAGGGCATCCGGCACCAGGTCCAGGGCGAGCCGGACCCCGAGTGGCTGCTGCGGGCGGACGTACGGCGCGGACTGGCCGCCGTCGCCGAGGCCGGACTCGTCCACGACCTGGTGGTGCTGCCGCACCAGCTGCCCGCCTGCGTCGAGGCGGCCCGTACCTCGCCCGGCCTCACGTTCGTCCTGGACCACTTGGGCAAGCCGCCGATCGCCTCCGGCGCCCTCGAACCCTGGGCGTCCGACCTCCGCGCCCTCGCCGCCCTCCCCAACACGGTCTGCAAGCTCTCCGGCATGGTCACCGAGGCGGACACCGCCTCCTGGATCGTCGACGACCTGCGCCCGTACGCCGAGGTGGCGCTGCACGCCTTCGGCCCAAACCGGCTGATGTTCGGCTCCGACTGGCCCGTGTGCACGCTCGCGGCGACCTACGCCGACGTACTGGACGCGGCCCGCCGGTTGGTCCCCGAAGCGGAACACACCCAGGTCTTCGAGACCACCACCACCCGCGTCTACGACCTCTGA
- a CDS encoding lipase maturation factor family protein, whose amino-acid sequence MDWFTAPEYWTSRLVFQRALAGVYLVAFLTAARQFRALIGERGMLPVPRYVERVPFRRAPSLFQLRYSDRFFAACAWTGCAVSAALLAGLDSRLPLWAAMVMWAVPWALYLSIVNVGQTWYGFGWESLLLEVGFLAVFLGNDEVAPPVLVLFLLRWILFRVEFGAGLIKMRGDACWRKLTCLDFHHETQPMPGPLSWFFHHLPRPLHRVEAAANHVTQLAVPFLLFTPQPIATAAASLMIVTQLWLVLSGNFSWLNWITVVLALSAVRFPGEPPSLPGAPLWYEVLVLAVAALLAGLSYHPVRNLLSRRQAMNRSFDPLHLVNAYGAFGSVSRVRYEVVVEGTADEVPREDSDWREYEFKGKPGDPRHWPRQFAPYHLRLDWMMWFAALSPAYAGSWFGALVERLLENDRDTLRLLRRSPFPPDAPPRHIRARLFRYRYTTWRELRETGACWERTYVRDYLPPTRLTGVSQRS is encoded by the coding sequence GTGGACTGGTTCACCGCACCCGAGTACTGGACGAGCCGGCTGGTCTTCCAGCGGGCTCTGGCCGGCGTGTACCTCGTGGCGTTCCTGACGGCGGCCCGGCAGTTCCGCGCGCTGATCGGTGAGCGCGGCATGCTGCCCGTGCCCAGGTACGTCGAACGGGTGCCCTTCAGGCGGGCGCCGAGCCTGTTCCAGCTGCGCTACTCGGACCGCTTCTTCGCGGCCTGCGCCTGGACGGGCTGCGCGGTGTCGGCGGCGCTGCTGGCGGGGCTCGACTCCCGGCTGCCGCTGTGGGCCGCGATGGTGATGTGGGCGGTGCCGTGGGCGCTGTACCTGTCGATCGTGAACGTCGGCCAGACCTGGTACGGCTTCGGCTGGGAGTCCCTGCTCCTGGAGGTCGGTTTCCTCGCCGTGTTCCTCGGCAACGACGAGGTGGCCCCGCCCGTCCTGGTGCTGTTCCTGCTGCGGTGGATCCTGTTCCGCGTCGAGTTCGGCGCGGGTCTGATCAAGATGCGCGGCGACGCGTGCTGGCGGAAGCTGACGTGCCTGGACTTCCACCACGAGACCCAGCCGATGCCGGGCCCCCTCAGCTGGTTCTTCCACCATCTGCCCCGGCCCCTGCACCGGGTGGAGGCGGCCGCCAACCACGTCACCCAACTCGCTGTCCCCTTCCTGCTGTTCACCCCGCAGCCGATCGCCACGGCGGCGGCCTCGCTGATGATCGTCACCCAGCTGTGGCTGGTGCTGTCGGGCAACTTCTCCTGGCTGAACTGGATCACCGTCGTGCTGGCGCTGTCGGCCGTGCGCTTCCCGGGCGAGCCGCCGTCGCTGCCCGGCGCCCCGCTCTGGTACGAGGTGCTGGTCCTCGCGGTCGCCGCGCTGCTCGCCGGGCTCAGCTACCACCCGGTCCGCAACCTGCTCTCCCGCCGCCAGGCCATGAACCGCTCCTTCGACCCGCTCCATCTCGTCAACGCCTACGGCGCGTTCGGCAGCGTCAGCCGGGTCCGGTACGAGGTGGTCGTCGAGGGCACGGCCGACGAGGTGCCGCGCGAGGACTCCGACTGGCGGGAGTACGAGTTCAAGGGCAAGCCGGGTGATCCTCGGCACTGGCCGCGCCAGTTCGCGCCGTACCATCTGCGGCTCGACTGGATGATGTGGTTCGCCGCCTTGTCGCCCGCGTACGCCGGATCGTGGTTCGGCGCCCTGGTGGAACGGCTGTTGGAGAACGACCGCGACACGCTGAGGCTGTTGCGCCGCTCCCCGTTCCCGCCCGACGCGCCGCCCCGCCACATCCGCGCCCGCCTCTTCCGCTACCGGTACACGACCTGGCGCGAGCTGCGGGAGACGGGCGCGTGCTGGGAGCGGACGTACGTGCGCGACTATCTGCCGCCGACCCGGCTGACGGGGGTGAGTCAGAGGTCGTAG
- a CDS encoding DUF6777 domain-containing protein, giving the protein MRTPTGTLVTACALSAALLVAGCGGDGDASDADATGASGEIFLQPAAAPGPDPFTDSTATSAVPPSPVTRTPRPDPSGSAGARSVSGSTPGLYAGTRRSGSCDVGRQIEQLTRDRVKAHAFAQVVGVPRASVPDYLRALAPVVLRADTRVTDHGHRDGRVTGHQSVLQAGTAVLVDNRGVPRVRCACGNPLTPPAALRGNPGTHGRPWAGYRPARVVAVAPATRALTTVTIIDIVTRAWVERRVSHDVRHDRVVPTPAPSAPTSTKPSPDGSPPGASPGDGSASPRTDGSSPAPSDCPTPTPTVTDPPYAPDPPDAPDDAHTDASTDDIRDDIRDDSTDEPADCPTPAVTRTTTSPSDPGAPRTPPNEPAPPDPGTSVPDEPTAEQPSRDGPSPDAPSADWPATSPDPSDEAGPDTVPESPDLPDGGGLIPDDRSGTDSVPGSPTGV; this is encoded by the coding sequence GTGCGCACACCCACCGGAACCCTCGTCACGGCCTGCGCGCTCTCGGCGGCGCTTCTCGTCGCCGGCTGCGGCGGCGACGGGGACGCCTCCGACGCCGACGCCACCGGGGCGAGCGGGGAGATCTTCCTCCAGCCCGCGGCGGCCCCGGGGCCGGACCCCTTCACCGACTCGACGGCGACCTCCGCGGTCCCACCGTCGCCGGTCACCCGAACGCCGCGGCCGGACCCGTCGGGATCGGCCGGAGCGCGGTCCGTATCCGGCTCGACGCCCGGCCTCTACGCCGGCACCCGGCGGTCCGGCAGCTGCGACGTGGGCCGGCAGATCGAGCAGCTGACCCGGGACCGGGTCAAGGCCCACGCCTTCGCGCAGGTGGTGGGCGTCCCCCGGGCATCCGTCCCGGACTACCTGCGCGCACTGGCCCCGGTCGTCCTGCGTGCCGACACCCGGGTCACCGACCACGGTCATCGCGACGGGCGGGTCACCGGCCACCAGTCCGTCCTCCAGGCGGGCACCGCCGTCCTCGTCGACAACCGGGGCGTGCCGCGCGTCCGCTGCGCCTGCGGCAACCCGCTGACCCCGCCGGCGGCCCTGCGCGGCAACCCGGGCACCCACGGCCGACCCTGGGCCGGCTACCGGCCCGCCCGGGTGGTCGCGGTGGCCCCGGCCACCCGGGCCCTGACCACCGTCACGATCATCGACATCGTCACCCGCGCCTGGGTCGAGCGGCGCGTCAGTCACGACGTCCGCCACGACCGGGTCGTGCCGACGCCGGCCCCGTCGGCCCCGACATCCACCAAGCCGTCCCCCGACGGAAGTCCCCCCGGCGCCTCGCCGGGTGACGGCAGCGCGTCCCCGAGGACGGACGGCTCCTCACCGGCGCCGAGCGACTGCCCGACGCCGACGCCAACCGTCACCGACCCGCCGTACGCTCCCGACCCGCCGGACGCCCCCGACGACGCACACACCGACGCGTCGACGGACGACATCAGGGACGACATCAGGGACGACAGCACCGACGAGCCGGCCGACTGCCCCACGCCCGCCGTCACCCGCACCACCACATCCCCGTCGGACCCCGGCGCCCCCCGCACACCCCCGAACGAGCCGGCCCCGCCCGACCCCGGCACGTCGGTCCCCGACGAGCCCACCGCCGAGCAGCCCTCGCGGGACGGGCCCTCCCCGGACGCCCCCTCCGCCGACTGGCCCGCCACCTCCCCGGACCCCTCCGACGAGGCCGGCCCCGACACCGTGCCGGAAAGCCCCGACCTGCCCGACGGCGGTGGACTGATCCCCGACGACCGGTCCGGCACGGACAGCGTCCCCGGCAGTCCCACCGGCGTCTGA
- a CDS encoding SpoIIE family protein phosphatase: MVDRGASALSLPDDWPAHPDPILALNRMGSFDWDLDSGLFHMDAQAYEVFDLRPDEYDGYPGSLESRVPGAEAHRLDALVAQAIKDGSENYGTYFRLRCRDGSLRWTHTQGYIRRDETGRPRRIVGIVRDATQELSELESRREQAAQDEARRRQTNVVQLTTAALAHARTVDDVIDVLKDTHGLTHLGATSLVFGLVEAGRIRLVAEGPEGSFVPGTDITRIDEPYPMSEVVRTLSPRFIESPEEFAERYPILWPHITGLDITSAAYLPLIAEARPIGAMGLLYSDRRGFSPEDRNVLIALGSSIAQSLQRAMLFEQEKDLATGLQQAMLPRTIPSVPGADVAVRYRAATAGGSPGRDIGGDWYDLIPLPGGRVGAVIGDVQGHDTHAAAVMGQLRIVLRAYAAEGHTPGTVMARASVFLHELDTERFATCLYAEADLSTGVVQVVRAGHIDPLIRHPDGSCRRVSVPGGLPLGLSAEFGRLEYPVATLELDPGHTLLLCTDGLVEQPGADLDDGMRTLAALIATGPDDVRDLADRLIDVAEERGGDDDVALLLLRRHGLDTPQSGSRLQQHVAPGDPEALVAARHMIRAAVGAWGARDRCDEIELVADELITNALMHTEGSAIVTLRVLTGPERRLRVEVEDPSSALPRRREAGESGVSGRGLLLVDLLTDTWGVEARGGGKCVWCEFQVPEPS; encoded by the coding sequence ATGGTTGATCGGGGAGCGAGCGCCCTGTCACTCCCGGACGACTGGCCCGCCCACCCGGATCCGATCCTGGCGCTCAACCGCATGGGCAGCTTCGACTGGGACCTGGACAGCGGTCTGTTCCACATGGACGCCCAGGCCTACGAGGTCTTCGACCTGCGCCCCGACGAGTACGACGGCTACCCCGGGTCGCTGGAGAGCCGGGTGCCGGGCGCGGAGGCCCACCGTCTCGACGCCCTGGTCGCGCAGGCGATCAAGGACGGCAGCGAGAACTACGGCACCTACTTCCGGCTCCGCTGCCGCGACGGCTCGCTGCGCTGGACCCACACCCAGGGCTACATCCGGCGCGACGAGACGGGCCGTCCCCGCCGGATCGTCGGCATCGTCCGCGACGCCACCCAGGAACTCAGCGAGCTCGAGTCCCGCCGGGAGCAGGCAGCCCAGGACGAGGCGCGGCGCCGCCAGACCAACGTCGTCCAGCTGACCACCGCGGCCCTCGCCCACGCCCGCACCGTCGACGACGTGATCGACGTCCTCAAGGACACCCACGGCCTCACCCACCTGGGCGCCACCAGCCTGGTCTTCGGTCTGGTCGAGGCCGGCCGCATCCGGCTGGTCGCCGAGGGCCCCGAGGGCAGCTTCGTCCCGGGCACCGACATCACCCGGATCGACGAGCCCTACCCGATGAGCGAGGTCGTCCGGACCCTCAGCCCCCGCTTCATCGAGTCACCGGAGGAGTTCGCCGAGCGGTACCCCATCCTGTGGCCGCACATCACCGGCCTGGACATCACCTCGGCGGCCTATCTGCCGCTCATCGCCGAGGCCCGCCCGATCGGCGCCATGGGCCTGCTCTACAGCGACCGGCGCGGTTTCTCGCCCGAGGACCGCAACGTCCTCATCGCCCTGGGCAGCAGCATCGCCCAGAGCCTGCAACGGGCCATGCTGTTCGAACAGGAGAAGGACCTGGCCACCGGCCTCCAGCAGGCCATGCTGCCGCGCACCATCCCCAGCGTCCCCGGCGCCGACGTCGCCGTCCGCTACCGTGCCGCGACCGCCGGCGGCTCCCCGGGCCGGGACATCGGCGGCGACTGGTACGACCTGATCCCGCTGCCGGGCGGCCGGGTCGGCGCCGTCATCGGCGACGTCCAGGGCCACGACACCCACGCCGCCGCCGTCATGGGGCAGCTGCGGATCGTCCTGAGGGCGTACGCCGCCGAGGGGCACACCCCGGGCACCGTGATGGCCCGCGCCTCGGTCTTCCTCCACGAACTCGACACCGAGCGCTTCGCGACCTGCCTGTACGCCGAGGCCGACCTGTCGACCGGTGTCGTCCAGGTGGTCCGGGCCGGCCACATCGACCCGCTGATCCGGCACCCCGACGGCAGCTGCCGCCGCGTGTCCGTCCCGGGCGGCCTGCCGCTCGGCCTGTCCGCCGAGTTCGGACGCCTCGAATACCCAGTCGCCACTCTCGAACTCGACCCCGGGCACACCCTGCTGCTGTGCACCGACGGGCTGGTCGAGCAGCCCGGCGCCGACCTCGACGACGGCATGCGCACCCTGGCCGCCCTCATCGCCACCGGCCCGGACGACGTCCGGGACCTCGCCGACCGGCTCATCGACGTGGCGGAGGAACGCGGCGGCGACGACGACGTGGCGCTGCTCCTGCTGCGCCGACACGGCCTGGACACCCCGCAGTCCGGCAGCCGCCTCCAGCAGCACGTGGCGCCCGGCGACCCCGAGGCCCTCGTCGCCGCCCGGCACATGATCCGCGCCGCCGTCGGTGCCTGGGGCGCCCGCGACCGCTGCGACGAGATAGAACTCGTCGCCGACGAACTGATCACCAACGCCCTGATGCACACCGAGGGCTCCGCGATCGTCACGCTCAGGGTCCTCACCGGCCCGGAACGCCGTCTGCGCGTCGAGGTGGAGGACCCCTCCAGCGCCCTGCCGCGCCGCCGGGAGGCAGGCGAGTCGGGCGTCTCCGGACGGGGCCTGCTCCTCGTCGACCTGCTCACCGACACGTGGGGCGTGGAGGCGCGGGGCGGCGGCAAGTGCGTGTGGTGCGAGTTCCAGGTGCCGGAGCCGAGCTGA
- a CDS encoding DNA-formamidopyrimidine glycosylase family protein, protein MPELPEVEALKDFLTEHLVGHELVRVLPVAISVLKTYDPPLGAVEGRRVTAVHRYGKFLALATDGGPHFVTHLARAGWLHWKDRLPDGLPRPGKGPLALRAALETGAGFDLTEAGTQKRLAVYVVQDPHEVPGIARLGPDPLAADFDEARLAALLTGERRQLKGALRDQSLIAGVGNAYSDEILHAARMSPFKPTSSLTPEETGRLYEALRTTLTEAVERSRGVAAGRLKAEKKSGLRVHGRTGEPCPVCGDTIHEVSFSDRSLQYCPTCQTGGRPLADRRLSRLLK, encoded by the coding sequence ATGCCGGAACTCCCCGAGGTCGAAGCGCTCAAGGACTTCCTCACCGAGCACCTGGTCGGCCACGAACTCGTCCGGGTGCTGCCCGTCGCGATCAGTGTCCTGAAGACGTACGACCCTCCGCTCGGCGCCGTCGAGGGCCGCCGCGTCACCGCCGTGCACCGGTACGGCAAGTTCCTCGCCCTCGCCACCGACGGCGGCCCGCACTTCGTCACCCATCTGGCCCGCGCGGGCTGGCTGCACTGGAAGGACAGGCTCCCGGACGGCCTGCCCCGCCCCGGCAAGGGCCCCCTCGCCCTGCGGGCCGCCCTGGAGACGGGCGCCGGCTTCGACCTGACCGAGGCGGGCACCCAGAAACGCCTCGCGGTGTACGTCGTCCAGGACCCGCACGAGGTCCCCGGCATCGCCCGCCTCGGCCCGGACCCGCTCGCCGCCGACTTCGACGAGGCCCGTCTCGCCGCGCTGCTCACGGGTGAACGACGTCAGCTCAAGGGCGCCCTGCGCGACCAGAGCCTGATCGCCGGAGTCGGCAACGCCTACAGCGACGAGATCCTGCACGCGGCGAGGATGTCCCCCTTCAAGCCGACCTCGTCCCTCACCCCCGAGGAGACCGGCCGCCTGTACGAGGCCCTGCGCACCACCCTCACGGAGGCGGTGGAGCGTTCCCGGGGCGTGGCGGCGGGCCGTCTGAAGGCCGAGAAGAAGAGCGGCCTGCGCGTCCACGGCCGCACCGGCGAACCCTGCCCCGTGTGCGGTGACACCATCCACGAGGTCTCCTTCAGCGACCGCTCGCTCCAGTACTGCCCGACCTGCCAGACAGGCGGCAGACCACTGGCGGACCGGAGACTGTCCCGGCTGCTGAAATAG
- a CDS encoding caspase family protein, translating to MTGPRHALIIANDRYDDQGLKKLRAPAQDATALAAVLHDPEIGDFEVDVVRNEPAHVMRREIQLFFNDRRRDDVMVLHFSCHGIKSESGELYFAAKDTDPRLLDATAVPAQFVRQCMSRSRAGSTVLFLDCCYGGAFSRGSSSVRATGEVNVLESFGSDPSPGGRGWAVITASNSMEYAFEGPELAENSAPRPSVFTRAVVQGLESGEADLDEDGEISCDELYDYVFDHVRDQNPNQTPSRTVEMQGDLHLAHSRRGRIKIAGVPSPPYLLDAIGSDNPLTRQGAVQELRSRLHDDSLPIAEGARHDLEKIARDDIRQIADQAVAALREIRLAPSPHHLDFGTVQHGSTPPQQTVTLGGPPLARHCVAQSQQSWLRVEPSTTGLNVRVETNTEGHLTGDIVLKGVVGEASVHVEVEVEPTQEQTVVVHTPPPRPAPDPPPPAPPPFPPPPSPPPSSPPAQSRPRTRQRTQAAPPAPAETRAQRPNHREGQTASGAGSGLRRAPALAAAALVCAVTAVVLFVLAAQGAAEAIERRRTQGGSIETHVHDVEALTPLTVSLVTAAAALVLVPLARHHLDVWRERYTKSASGLTRTLTALAKGPAVTILVLAVLTGLTYIVGSGKW from the coding sequence ATGACGGGACCCCGGCACGCGCTGATCATCGCCAACGACCGCTACGACGATCAGGGGCTCAAGAAACTGCGGGCACCGGCGCAGGACGCGACGGCCCTCGCCGCGGTCCTGCACGACCCGGAGATCGGTGACTTCGAGGTCGATGTCGTGCGCAACGAACCGGCCCACGTGATGCGCCGGGAAATACAGCTCTTCTTCAACGACCGCCGCCGCGACGACGTCATGGTGCTGCACTTCTCCTGCCACGGCATCAAGAGCGAGTCCGGCGAGCTCTACTTCGCCGCCAAGGACACCGACCCCAGACTGCTGGACGCCACGGCCGTCCCGGCCCAGTTCGTCCGCCAGTGCATGTCCCGCAGCCGGGCCGGCAGCACCGTCCTGTTCCTCGACTGCTGCTACGGCGGGGCGTTCTCCCGGGGATCGTCCTCCGTACGGGCCACCGGCGAGGTGAACGTCCTCGAATCCTTCGGGTCCGACCCGTCGCCCGGTGGGCGCGGCTGGGCGGTCATCACCGCGTCCAACTCCATGGAGTACGCCTTCGAGGGCCCCGAACTCGCCGAGAACTCCGCCCCCCGGCCATCGGTGTTCACCCGTGCGGTGGTGCAGGGTCTGGAGTCCGGCGAGGCCGATCTGGACGAGGACGGTGAGATCTCGTGCGACGAGCTCTACGACTACGTCTTCGACCACGTACGGGACCAGAACCCGAACCAGACGCCCAGTCGGACCGTGGAGATGCAGGGCGACCTGCATCTGGCGCACAGTCGACGTGGCCGCATCAAGATCGCGGGAGTTCCCTCACCCCCTTACCTGTTGGACGCCATCGGCAGCGACAACCCGTTGACCCGGCAGGGCGCGGTCCAGGAACTACGCTCCCGGCTGCACGACGACTCCCTGCCCATCGCCGAAGGGGCCCGCCATGACCTCGAGAAGATCGCGCGCGACGACATCCGGCAGATAGCCGACCAAGCGGTCGCCGCCCTGCGTGAGATCCGCCTGGCGCCCTCCCCGCACCATCTGGACTTCGGCACGGTCCAGCACGGCTCCACCCCGCCGCAGCAGACGGTCACGCTCGGCGGCCCGCCCCTGGCCCGTCACTGCGTGGCCCAGTCCCAACAGTCCTGGCTGCGGGTCGAGCCCTCCACGACCGGCTTGAACGTCCGCGTGGAGACGAACACCGAAGGGCACCTCACCGGGGACATCGTGCTGAAGGGTGTCGTCGGCGAGGCGTCCGTCCACGTCGAGGTGGAGGTGGAGCCGACGCAGGAGCAGACGGTCGTCGTCCACACGCCGCCGCCCCGGCCGGCACCTGACCCCCCTCCGCCTGCCCCTCCGCCTTTCCCGCCGCCTCCTTCACCGCCTCCTTCATCGCCTCCGGCGCAGTCGCGGCCACGCACACGGCAACGAACACAAGCGGCACCACCGGCACCGGCGGAAACACGGGCGCAGCGTCCGAACCACCGGGAGGGGCAGACGGCGAGCGGGGCCGGGTCGGGGTTGCGCCGCGCCCCCGCTCTCGCCGCCGCCGCCCTCGTCTGCGCCGTCACCGCGGTCGTCCTGTTCGTCCTGGCCGCCCAGGGGGCGGCGGAAGCCATCGAGCGGCGGCGCACGCAAGGGGGGAGCATCGAGACGCACGTCCACGACGTCGAGGCGCTCACGCCGCTCACCGTGTCCCTGGTCACCGCCGCGGCAGCGCTCGTCCTCGTCCCGCTGGCCCGGCATCACCTGGACGTGTGGCGTGAGCGCTACACGAAGTCGGCGTCGGGCCTCACGCGGACGCTGACCGCGTTGGCGAAGGGGCCGGCAGTCACGATCCTCGTCCTGGCCGTGCTCACGGGTCTCACCTACATCGTGGGCAGCGGGAAGTGGTGA